In Phalacrocorax aristotelis chromosome 6, bGulAri2.1, whole genome shotgun sequence, one DNA window encodes the following:
- the RGSL1 gene encoding regulator of G-protein signaling protein-like: MLVLPVTQLCLHAGGYFQGHPPTTIIASTDMGLLLRDDVFVDFFNTFLNLPVFGQTPIYISSTGQWDLWPELPSHLDLSPLALLAWLEKHRLPHFCKSSLCLHLVLCQKLLGFIRSGEAAKLLNWQSADRWLLERCISGSQGMWCFRAFIQGTAGEELTNFWLTTERLLGLDESDVKQRDIYLSLLHRLKATHLREGSTISTLCRTTIGSLPKPRHIQPINTNREILSKMQERALFMIQSYWLPKFFIHCRMGMEEEKSCQPLLQEYWDRLLWTNSQEPSCISETLFTMHIKRSQGLSGPYCSKKAKAEIWTLVKEGRDTQEMKVHSFHVQPERQPWPAGSTRQSCLDKDAVGSIPQQSKHPATTAFGSKRRATSPRRPRPNAEQVLHLEEPSKEKALPNLCSSAPLVQLPSLKKPVKTLSFLPWALSAETCAGRPFRDFLKRQDLSMEIHLLDLWQDLEEFLPVALDTSRENSFFLRHLLGEKICETYLEESTIQQLPLETRTLRSLRNHLMSGEFSPWIFRAQKDICKVLSCFYEEFLADDDKTFLQFMSPQSNVPVPEMQGHAVEKDECFLLSQRINQSLKLSQALHGTRNLEGLSSKHWRLIVTQDLRKGGSIQTEVEPLLSSTDADSQKMMSNELAVQKPLLSVDSPSKENKLLCFKSPSLAVEPKNRKKRTVPIRKTKSSTTKPTTVAVEKPSRRPRHFVKVLHNPAHLQFFKQFLEEHNADEPLRFWMAVEKLVAETNPKTKSFLINSIVRNHFRAEIPAEEHLDCHTSIIREINEAEVVSPFMLMTAQIFVQKEMEKRWFKEYQDLFPPSDMQKSNLRLQHGIGNSMTDKLRWAWYAIHDLVKSMCKFRREMDNDKHRAEFEDFLRQELGNMEENLPIRSMQSSSTMSTSRSHIASARTPPDSDVVLVKRHLFNSQLITVNFLVDDLRFYLEISKFSRLADSAEALAARNMQSEKEVAFLKRKVAIISKLFLNSDIPPKLRVNISEEERDLIWSLSSKGLLNRVLYHRAKVIILPILMHFWRRFCTWKVMRSFRVSAKDRVPISLPSTKTSSESPAIYSPSNRTTIVFTLLKGVQILLPQPQKKMEPLEKQKDSDKSLKKRLSFSKSASCPTEQEPREGETSKEEQTSQPAHPH; the protein is encoded by the exons CAATCATAGCCTCCACGGACATGGGGCTTCTGCTGAGAGATGATGTTTTTGTCGACTTTTTCAACACGTTTCTGAATCTTCCT GTTTTTGGCCAGACACCCATTTACATCAGTAGCACAGGCCAGTGGGACCTCTGGCCAGAGCTGCCGAGCCACTTG GATCTCAGCCCCCTGGCTTTACTGGCTTGGCTGGAAAAGCACCGCCTGCCTCACTTCTGCAAATCCAGCCTGTGCCTCCATCTCGTCCTTTGCCAGAAGCTCCTGGGTTTCATTCGGTCGGGGGAAGCAG CAAAACTGCTGAACTGGCAAAGTGCTGATCGGTGGCTGCTGGAGAGGTGCATCAGCGGGAGCCAGGGCATGTGGTGTTTTCGGGCCTTCATCCAAGGAACGGCAG GGGAAGAACTGACCAACTTCTGGCTCACCACCGAAAGGCTCCTGGGGCTTGATGAGTCAGATGTGAAGCAGAGGGACATCTACCTGTCCTTGCTCCACAGGCTGAAAGCCACTCACCTGCGTGAAGGCTCCACCATCTCCACTCTCTGCAGGACCACCATTG GGTCACTGCCGAAACCCAGGCACATTCAGCCCATCAACACCAACAGGGAGATCCTAAGCAAGATGCAGGAACGGGCCCTTTTTATGATTCAGAGTTACTGGCTCCCTAAATTCTTCATCCACTGCAGGATGGGCATGGAAGAGGAGAAATCAtgccagcctctgctgcaggaaTATTGGGATCGTTTATTATGGACCAACTCACAGGAGCCCTCATGCATTTCAGAGACTCTCTTCACTATGCATATTAAAAGGAGCCAGGGTTTGTCAGGGCCCTACTGCAGCAAAAAGGCCAAAGCAGAGATCTGGACTCTGGTCAAGGAGGGAAGAGACACCCAAGAAATGAAAGTGCACAGTTTTCATGTGCAACCAGAAAGGCAGCCGTGGCCAGCTGGGAGCACAAGGCAATCATGTCTGGATAAGGATGCTGTGGGATCAATTCCTCAGCAGTCAAAGCATCCTGCAACCACTGCCTTTGGAAGCAAAAGAAGAGCAACCTCTCCCAGAAGACCTAGACCCAATGCAGAGCAGGTCCTTCATCTAGAAGAACCCTCTAAAGAGAAGGCCCTCCCTAACCTGTGTTCCTCTGCACCCCTTGTCCAGCTACCATCTCTAAAAAAGCCGGTCAAGACCTTGAGTTTCCTTCCCTGGGCCCTTAGCGCCGAGACCTGTGCAGGACGGCCTTTCAGGGACTTCTTAAAGCGCCAGGACCTGTCCATGGAGATTCATCTCCTGGACCTGTGGCAGGACCTGGAGGAATTTCTGCCTGTGGCGCTGGACACcagcagagaaaacagtttCTTCCTGCGTCATTTGCTTGGGGAGAAGATATGCGAGACCTACCTGGAAGAAAGCACCATTCAGCAGCTTCCCTTGGAGACCAGGACTCTCAGGAGCTTGCGGAACCATCTGATGTCTGGAGAATTCTCCCCCTGGATATTCAGAGCCCAGAAGGATATTTGCAAG GTGCTCAGCTGTTTCTACGAGGAATTTCTGGCTGACGATGACAAGACGTTCCTCCAGTTTATG TCTCCACAGAGCAATGTCCCAGTGCCTGAAATGCAAGGCCACGCTGTTGAGAAAGATGAATGTTTCCTCCTGTCCCAGCGGATAAACCAGTCCTTGAAGCTGAGCCAGGCCTTGCATGGCACAAGGAACTTGGAAGGTCTCTCCTCCAAGCACTGGCGATTAATTGTGACTCAGGACCTCCGGAAAGGGGGCTCCATCCAGACAGAGGTGGAACCTCTCCTGAGCAGCA CTGATGCAGACTCCCAGAAGATGATGTCAAATGAGCTGGCTGTTCAGAAACCCTTGTTATCTGTGGATAGCCCAAGCAAGGAAAATAAGCTTCTGTGTTTCAAAAGCCCATCACTTG CTGTTGAACccaagaacagaaagaagaggaCTGTTCCCATAAGAAAAACCAAATCAAGCACAACGAAGCCCACAACTGTTGCAGTAGAGAAGCCATCTAGAAGACCCAG GCACTTTGTAAAAGTGCTGCATAaccctgcccacctgcagttCTTCAAGCAGTTCCTCGAGGAGCACAATGCAGATGAACCACTGCGTTTCTGGATGGCTGTGGAAAAGCTAGTTGCAGAGACCAACCCCAAGACAAAGAGCTTCCTCATTAACAGCATTGTCAGAAATCATTTCCGTGCCGAAATCCCAGCTG AGGAGCACCTGGACTGCCACACTTCTATcatcagagaaataaatgagGCCGAAGTAGTCAGCCCCTTCATGTTGATGACAGCACAGATCTTtgttcagaaagaaatggaaaaacgATG GTTTAAAGAGTACCAGGACCTGTTCCCCCCGAGTGATATGCAGAAGTCTAACCTTCGTTTGCAGCATGGGATTGGGAACTCCATGACAGACAAGCTG CGGTGGGCCTGGTATGCCATTCATGACCTCGTCAAAAGCATGTGCAAGTTCCGGAGGGAGATGGACAATGACAAACACCGTGCAGAGTTTGAGGACTTTCTCCGGCAGGAACTAGGAAACATGGAAGAAA acTTGCCCATCCGCTCgatgcaaagcagcagcaccatGAGCACTTCCCGGTCCCACATAGCCTCTGCCAGGACCCCACCAGACAGCGATGTGGTACTAGTGAAACGCCACCTGTTTAACAGCCAGCTCATTACCGTCAATTTCCTCGTCGACGATCTCCGCTTTTACCTGGAGATCAGCAA ATTTTCCAGGCTGGCTGATTCAGCTGAAGCTCTTGCAGCCCGCAACATGCAGTCAGAAAAGGAAGTTGCCTTTCTCAAAAGGAAAGTTGCCATCATCAGCAAACTCTTCCTGAACTCCGATATTCCCCCCAAGTTGAGG GTAAACATCTCTGAAGAAGAGAGAGATTTAATCTGGAGTTTGTCTTCCAAGGGGCTACTGAACCGTGTCCTCTACCACAGGGCCAAGGTCATCATCCTCCCCATCCTGATGCACTTCTGGAGAAG ATTCTGTACCTGGAAGGTGATGAGGAGCTTTCGGGTCTCGGCAAAGGACAGGGTGCCAATCTCTTTGCCCAGTACAAAAACCTCCTCTGAATCACCTGCCATCTACAGTCCAA GCAATCGCACCACCATTGTCTTCACACTGCTGAAAGGGGTCCAGATCCTACTGCCTCAGccccagaagaaaatggagccactggaaaagcaaaaag ATTCAGATAAAAGCCTCAAGAAAAGGCTGTCATTCAGCAAATCTGCCTCCTGTCCTACAGAGCAG gAACCAAGGGAAGGAGAGACCTCCAAAGAAGAGCAGACGTCCCAACCTGCCCATCCACACTGA